In a genomic window of Roseiflexus castenholzii DSM 13941:
- a CDS encoding sulfatase family protein, with product MSRRPDIVLLVLDTQRIDRLSCYGYSRPTSPHLDDLAADATLFRRVFATSQWTIPSHASMFTGLYAAEHMTNQSSAALPASIPTLAERLRDGGYMTAAFCNNPLVGVVNNGLRRGFESFLNYSGLMTSRPNQAGAHPGIISRYRQWFKGRLAETLNRIQDAFAHSETMLEFAFTPLMVPLWQTALSFKGNTPKSLNDAARLLIERRGVARNQPIFAFINVMGVHTPYHPDRRMLERFAPEVIRNREAARYVRRFNSDVFGWLAPFSGVDERYHHVLSDVYDAEVATQDAHIGAFLRRLRESGVLDRTLLLVCADHGDHLGEKGLIGHTVSAYNELVHVPLMVRDPFGDFQRSAVVDHTVSLRRVFHTLLSAAGLASSIERDRSLAQTPTADPEGGAVFVEAEPLQNVLGIMLRRQPDLARARRFDQPRRAVISGSHKLIQTGNDHVELYDLDADPRETVDLAAILPERVEELQERLSAFVRRISASAPSIRRAEGVDDPAVQRRLKELGYLE from the coding sequence GTGAGTCGGCGCCCTGATATTGTGTTGCTCGTACTGGATACCCAGCGTATCGATAGACTTTCATGCTACGGCTATTCCCGACCGACTTCGCCCCACCTCGATGATCTTGCCGCCGACGCGACCCTGTTCCGCCGCGTGTTTGCCACGTCGCAATGGACCATCCCTTCGCATGCATCGATGTTTACCGGTCTCTACGCTGCCGAACATATGACGAATCAGTCGTCTGCGGCGCTCCCTGCAAGCATTCCCACCCTGGCAGAGCGTCTGCGCGACGGCGGGTATATGACGGCGGCATTCTGCAACAACCCGCTCGTCGGTGTGGTCAACAACGGTTTGAGGCGCGGCTTTGAGAGTTTTCTGAACTACAGCGGTTTGATGACATCGCGCCCCAACCAGGCAGGCGCGCATCCTGGCATAATCAGCCGCTACCGCCAATGGTTCAAAGGGCGTCTGGCGGAGACGCTTAACCGCATTCAGGACGCATTCGCGCACTCCGAGACGATGCTCGAATTCGCGTTTACGCCGTTGATGGTGCCGCTGTGGCAGACGGCGCTCAGTTTCAAGGGCAACACGCCTAAATCGCTCAACGACGCAGCGCGTTTGCTGATCGAGCGGCGCGGCGTGGCACGCAACCAGCCAATCTTCGCTTTCATCAACGTCATGGGGGTCCATACCCCATACCATCCCGATCGCCGCATGCTCGAACGATTTGCGCCGGAGGTGATCCGCAACCGCGAGGCGGCACGCTATGTGCGGCGCTTCAACAGTGATGTGTTTGGCTGGCTGGCGCCGTTCTCCGGCGTCGATGAACGGTATCACCACGTGCTCAGCGATGTCTACGACGCAGAAGTTGCCACCCAGGACGCACACATTGGCGCTTTCCTGCGGCGTTTGCGTGAAAGCGGCGTTCTTGATCGGACGCTGCTCCTGGTGTGCGCCGACCACGGCGATCACCTGGGTGAGAAAGGGCTGATCGGGCATACAGTGTCGGCATACAACGAACTGGTGCATGTACCGCTGATGGTGCGCGATCCATTCGGCGACTTTCAACGGAGCGCAGTGGTTGATCACACGGTTTCACTTCGACGGGTCTTCCACACGCTGTTGAGCGCCGCCGGGCTTGCCAGCAGCATCGAGCGCGACCGGTCGCTGGCGCAGACGCCAACCGCCGATCCCGAGGGGGGTGCCGTCTTCGTCGAGGCGGAACCATTGCAGAATGTGCTGGGGATCATGCTGCGCCGCCAGCCGGACCTGGCGCGCGCCCGCCGGTTCGATCAACCGCGCCGCGCAGTGATCAGCGGATCGCACAAACTGATCCAGACCGGCAATGACCATGTGGAGTTGTACGACCTGGACGCCGATCCGCGTGAAACCGTCGATCTGGCGGCAATCCTGCCGGAACGTGTCGAGGAATTGCAAGAACGTCTCAGTGCATTTGTGCGGCGAATCAGCGCCAGCGCGCCATCGATCCGGCGCGCCGAAGGCGTGGACGATCCCGCTGTGCAGCGCCGTTTGAAGGAGTTGGGGTATCTGGAGTAG
- the lgt gene encoding prolipoprotein diacylglyceryl transferase: MYPPVDPVIISLGPLTLRWYGVLIMTGVMLAAWVGAQHVERRGFDRDSVWDLLFWVLIPGLLGARLYYVFIQSPRGPEGLGRFLAHPASILAVWEGGLHIFGGFIFGTLGLWAFARVRKTPLLVYADAIALGLPLGQAVGRWANFINQELYGPPTTLPWGLRIDADHRIGPYRDLAAFPETTLFHPLFLYESLWNLIGFALIFSIWRRYGDRLRDGDVLLMYLVWYPLGRFFIEFLRTDSWFFPGTPFNVVHILSFVAVVGAATLLYRRHGGRRAAHGARREVEGAGKPG, from the coding sequence ATGTACCCACCAGTTGATCCAGTCATTATTTCGCTTGGTCCGCTCACGCTGCGCTGGTACGGCGTCCTGATCATGACCGGCGTCATGCTGGCGGCGTGGGTTGGGGCACAGCACGTCGAGCGGCGCGGGTTCGACCGGGATTCGGTGTGGGATCTGCTCTTCTGGGTGCTCATTCCTGGCTTGCTCGGCGCCCGGCTCTATTATGTCTTCATTCAGTCGCCACGCGGACCGGAAGGTCTCGGACGTTTTCTTGCCCATCCGGCCAGCATTCTGGCGGTGTGGGAAGGCGGATTGCACATTTTTGGCGGGTTTATCTTCGGCACACTGGGCTTGTGGGCATTTGCGCGCGTGCGGAAGACGCCGCTCCTGGTGTATGCCGACGCTATTGCGCTTGGTCTGCCGCTGGGTCAGGCGGTTGGGCGTTGGGCGAATTTTATCAACCAGGAGTTGTATGGTCCGCCGACAACCCTGCCGTGGGGGTTGCGCATCGATGCCGATCATCGTATCGGTCCGTACCGCGATCTGGCGGCTTTTCCCGAAACGACGCTCTTCCATCCGCTGTTTCTGTATGAATCGCTCTGGAACCTGATCGGTTTTGCGTTGATCTTCTCGATATGGCGGCGCTACGGCGACCGCCTGCGTGATGGCGACGTGCTGTTGATGTACCTGGTCTGGTACCCGCTGGGGCGCTTCTTTATCGAATTTCTACGCACCGACTCGTGGTTTTTTCCTGGAACACCGTTCAACGTCGTACACATTCTCTCATTCGTCGCCGTCGTCGGCGCGGCTACGCTGCTCTATCGGAGACACGGCGGGAGGCGAGCAGCGCACGGCGCGCGGCGCGAGGTGGAGGGCGCG